A genome region from Cucumis sativus cultivar 9930 chromosome 4, Cucumber_9930_V3, whole genome shotgun sequence includes the following:
- the LOC101218924 gene encoding dynamin-related protein 5A isoform X1, which produces MASSTSYFTTPTKTKTPSEKSSRKLQNSTRMDASESRSRFEAYNRLQAAAVAFGEKLPIPEIVALGGQSDGKSSLLEALLGFRFNVREVEMGTRRPLILQMVHDPTALDPRCRFQEEDSEEYGNPVVLASAIADIIKSRTEALLKKTKSAVSSKPIVMRAEYAHCPNLTIIDTPGFVLKARKGEPENTPDEILSMVKSLASPPHRILLFLQQSSVEWCSSLWLDSIREIDPAFRRTIVVVSKFDNRLKEFGDRWEVDKYLSASGYLGDNTHPFFVALPKDRNTVSNDEFRRQISQVDSDVLRHLRDGVKGGFDEEKYRSYIGFGCLREYLESELQKRYKEAAPATLALLEQRCVEVSSELCRMDSKIQATSDIAHLRRSAMLYTASISNHVSALIEGAADPAPEQWGKTTLEEQLGSGIGSWPGVITEVKPANSSLRLYGGAAFERVMFEFRCAAYSIECPSVSREKVANILLAHAGKRGGRGLTEAAAEIARAAARSWLAPLLDTACDRLAFVLENLFDLALERNRAYESQSKKTSPSLPSFIHFSWDGKKHCNMDGYVGFHAALRHAYNRFLKDLAKQCKQLLRHHLDSVTSPYSLVCYENDFEGGSLSNASSFQKINRISLFSFELSDCGGVSRDETMKDQENIPPEKNIQQITPGKGTESRDALRECQITVPETPSPEQPNDAGYGVKKELGNGMDIGVRKRVSRIKNSSRIGGQDGCGTLFGNGDGSSRCSSAYTEICSSAAQHFARIREVLIERSVMSTLNSGFLTPCRERLVVALSLELFAVNDEKFTDMFVAPGAIEVLQNERQSLQKRQKTLQTCLNEFKTVAQSLC; this is translated from the exons ATGGCTTCCTCCACTTCGTACTTCACTACGccaaccaaaaccaaaaccccTTCAGAAAAGTCCTCGAGGAAGCTTCAGAACTCCACCCGGATGGACGCCTCCGAATCCAGATCTCGATTCGAAGCCTACAATCGCCTTCAGGCGGCGGCTGTTGCGTTTGGTGAGAAGCTTCCCATTCCTGAGATCGTTGCCTTGGGTGGTCAATCCGATGGAAAAAGCTCTCTCTTAGAAGCCCTTCTTGGATTCCGCTTCAATGTCCGCGAAGTCGAAATGGGGACACGCAGACCCTTGATCCTCCAAATGGTCCACGATCCCACTGCTCTCGATCCCCGCTGCCGATTTCAG GAGGAAGATTCTGAAGAATATGGAAATCCTGTTGTTTTAGCATCTGCTATTGCAGACATTATAAAGTCTCGAACTGAGGCACTGTTGAAGAAGACCAAAAGTGCAGTTTCTTCCAAGCCGATTGTGATGAGAGCAGAATATGCACATTGCCCCAACCTTACCATTATCGATACCCCCGGCTTTGTACTTAAG GCAAGGAAGGGAGAACCAGAGAACACGCCAGACGAAATTCTTTCAATGGTGAAGTCCCTTGCCAGTCCTCCCCATCGTATCCTCTTGTTCCTTCAACAAAGTAGTGTAGAATGGTGTTCATCCTTGTGGTTGGATTCTATTCGTGAAATTGATCCAGCTTTCAGACGGACAATAGTTGTTGTCTCCAAATTTGATAACCGTCTGAAG GAATTCGGTGACCGATGGGAAGTGGATAAATATTTGAGTGCCAGCGGTTATCTTGGAGATAACACACACCCATTTTTTGTGGCACTGCCAAAGGATAGAAATACTGTTTCTAATGATGAATTTCGCCGACAAATATCACAAGTGGATTCCGATGTTCTTCGTCATCTACGTGATGGTGTCAAGGGAGGGTTTGACGAAGAGAAATATAGGTCTTACATTGGTTTTGGCTGCCTCAGGGAATATTTAGAATCTGAGCTTCAGAAGAGATACAAGGAAGCGGCTCCAGCAACTTTGGCTCTGTTAGAGCAACGTTGTGTCGAAGTTTCATCTGAACTATGTAGAATGGACTCAAAAATACAAGCAACTTCCGATATTGCACATCTTAGGAGATCTGCTATGTTGTACACGGCTTCTATCAGCAATCATGTG AGCGCATTGATTGAAGGAGCTGCGGATCCTGCCCCAGAGCAATGGGGGAAAACTACTTTAGAGGAACAGTTAGGAAGTGGTATCGGAAGTTGGCCTGGTGTCATAACAGAAGTCAAACCTGCCAACTCTAGTCTTCGATTGTATGGTGGTGCTGCTTTTGAAAGAGTAATGTTTGAGTTTCGATGTGCTGCTTACTCCATTGAGTGTCCTTCAGTTTCAAGAGAGAAG GTAGCAAACATATTACTTGCTCATGCTGGCAAACGTGGAGGTAGGGGGTTGACTGAGGCAGCTGCAGAGATTGCCCGTGCTGCTGCACGATCATGGCTTGCTCCTCTTCTAGATACTGCTTGTGATCGTCTAGCTTTTGTATTGGAAAATCTTTTTGATCTTGCTCTGGAAAGAAATCGTGCCTATGAATCGCAAAGTAAAAAGACTTCGCCCAGTTTGCCTTCATTTATTCACTTTTCTTGgg atGGGAAGAAGCACTGCAACATGGATGGCTACGTTGGTTTTCACGCTGCTTTAAGGCATGCGTACAATCGTTTTCTTAAGGATCTTGCTAAACAGTGCAAGCAACTACTTCGTCACCATCTAGATTCTGTTACGAGCCCATATTCACTTGTCTGCTATGAGAACGACTTTGAAGGAGGCTCTCTCTCAAATGCATCATCTTTCCAGAAAATCAATCGGATTAGTTTGTTCTCCTTTGAATTGTCTGATTGTGGTGGAGTATCTCGCGATGAAACAATGAAGGATCAGGAGAACATACCTCCAGAAAAGAACATACAGCAGATAACACCAGGAAAAGGTACAGAATCTAGAGATGCCCTTCGAGAATGCCAAATTACCGTTCCTGAGACTCCATCACCAGAACAACCTAATGATGCTGGGTATGGAGTAAAGAAGGAACTTGGGAATGGGATGGATATTGGAGTTCGAAAAAGGGtttcaagaataaaaaactCTAGCCGGATAGGTGGTCAAGATGGTTGTGGAACTTTATTTGGTAATGGTGATGGAAGTTCAAGATGTAGCTCAGCTTACACAGAAATTTGCTCATCCGCAGCGCAACATTTTGCTCGGATTCGTGAAGTTCTCATCGAGCGAAGTGTGATGTCTACACTGAATTCTGGATTTTTAACACCTTG TCGAGAAAGACTTGTGGTGGCACTCTCTTTGGAATTATTTGCCGTGAATGACGAGAAGTTCACAGACATGTTCGTAGCTCCAGGTGCTATTGAGGTACTTCAGAATGAAAGACAGTCTCTCCAAAAGCGTCAAAAGACGCTACAAACATGCCTGAACGAGTTCAAAACTGTAGCTCAATCTCTTTGTTGA
- the LOC101218924 gene encoding dynamin-related protein 5A isoform X2 has product MASSTSYFTTPTKTKTPSEKSSRKLQNSTRMDASESRSRFEAYNRLQAAAVAFGEKLPIPEIVALGGQSDGKSSLLEALLGFRFNVREVEMGTRRPLILQMVHDPTALDPRCRFQEEDSEEYGNPVVLASAIADIIKSRTEALLKKTKSAVSSKPIVMRAEYAHCPNLTIIDTPGFVLKARKGEPENTPDEILSMVKSLASPPHRILLFLQQSSVEWCSSLWLDSIREIDPAFRRTIVVVSKFDNRLKEFGDRWEVDKYLSASGYLGDNTHPFFVALPKDRNTVSNDEFRRQISQVDSDVLRHLRDGVKGGFDEEKYRSYIGFGCLREYLESELQKRYKEAAPATLALLEQRCVEVSSELCRMDSKIQATSDIAHLRRSAMLYTASISNHVSALIEGAADPAPEQWGKTTLEEQLGSGIGSWPGVITEVKPANSSLRLYGGAAFERVMFEFRCAAYSIECPSVSREKVANILLAHAGKRGGRGLTEAAAEIARAAARSWLAPLLDTACDRLAFVLENLFDLALERNRAYESQNGKKHCNMDGYVGFHAALRHAYNRFLKDLAKQCKQLLRHHLDSVTSPYSLVCYENDFEGGSLSNASSFQKINRISLFSFELSDCGGVSRDETMKDQENIPPEKNIQQITPGKGTESRDALRECQITVPETPSPEQPNDAGYGVKKELGNGMDIGVRKRVSRIKNSSRIGGQDGCGTLFGNGDGSSRCSSAYTEICSSAAQHFARIREVLIERSVMSTLNSGFLTPCRERLVVALSLELFAVNDEKFTDMFVAPGAIEVLQNERQSLQKRQKTLQTCLNEFKTVAQSLC; this is encoded by the exons ATGGCTTCCTCCACTTCGTACTTCACTACGccaaccaaaaccaaaaccccTTCAGAAAAGTCCTCGAGGAAGCTTCAGAACTCCACCCGGATGGACGCCTCCGAATCCAGATCTCGATTCGAAGCCTACAATCGCCTTCAGGCGGCGGCTGTTGCGTTTGGTGAGAAGCTTCCCATTCCTGAGATCGTTGCCTTGGGTGGTCAATCCGATGGAAAAAGCTCTCTCTTAGAAGCCCTTCTTGGATTCCGCTTCAATGTCCGCGAAGTCGAAATGGGGACACGCAGACCCTTGATCCTCCAAATGGTCCACGATCCCACTGCTCTCGATCCCCGCTGCCGATTTCAG GAGGAAGATTCTGAAGAATATGGAAATCCTGTTGTTTTAGCATCTGCTATTGCAGACATTATAAAGTCTCGAACTGAGGCACTGTTGAAGAAGACCAAAAGTGCAGTTTCTTCCAAGCCGATTGTGATGAGAGCAGAATATGCACATTGCCCCAACCTTACCATTATCGATACCCCCGGCTTTGTACTTAAG GCAAGGAAGGGAGAACCAGAGAACACGCCAGACGAAATTCTTTCAATGGTGAAGTCCCTTGCCAGTCCTCCCCATCGTATCCTCTTGTTCCTTCAACAAAGTAGTGTAGAATGGTGTTCATCCTTGTGGTTGGATTCTATTCGTGAAATTGATCCAGCTTTCAGACGGACAATAGTTGTTGTCTCCAAATTTGATAACCGTCTGAAG GAATTCGGTGACCGATGGGAAGTGGATAAATATTTGAGTGCCAGCGGTTATCTTGGAGATAACACACACCCATTTTTTGTGGCACTGCCAAAGGATAGAAATACTGTTTCTAATGATGAATTTCGCCGACAAATATCACAAGTGGATTCCGATGTTCTTCGTCATCTACGTGATGGTGTCAAGGGAGGGTTTGACGAAGAGAAATATAGGTCTTACATTGGTTTTGGCTGCCTCAGGGAATATTTAGAATCTGAGCTTCAGAAGAGATACAAGGAAGCGGCTCCAGCAACTTTGGCTCTGTTAGAGCAACGTTGTGTCGAAGTTTCATCTGAACTATGTAGAATGGACTCAAAAATACAAGCAACTTCCGATATTGCACATCTTAGGAGATCTGCTATGTTGTACACGGCTTCTATCAGCAATCATGTG AGCGCATTGATTGAAGGAGCTGCGGATCCTGCCCCAGAGCAATGGGGGAAAACTACTTTAGAGGAACAGTTAGGAAGTGGTATCGGAAGTTGGCCTGGTGTCATAACAGAAGTCAAACCTGCCAACTCTAGTCTTCGATTGTATGGTGGTGCTGCTTTTGAAAGAGTAATGTTTGAGTTTCGATGTGCTGCTTACTCCATTGAGTGTCCTTCAGTTTCAAGAGAGAAG GTAGCAAACATATTACTTGCTCATGCTGGCAAACGTGGAGGTAGGGGGTTGACTGAGGCAGCTGCAGAGATTGCCCGTGCTGCTGCACGATCATGGCTTGCTCCTCTTCTAGATACTGCTTGTGATCGTCTAGCTTTTGTATTGGAAAATCTTTTTGATCTTGCTCTGGAAAGAAATCGTGCCTATGAATCGCAAA atGGGAAGAAGCACTGCAACATGGATGGCTACGTTGGTTTTCACGCTGCTTTAAGGCATGCGTACAATCGTTTTCTTAAGGATCTTGCTAAACAGTGCAAGCAACTACTTCGTCACCATCTAGATTCTGTTACGAGCCCATATTCACTTGTCTGCTATGAGAACGACTTTGAAGGAGGCTCTCTCTCAAATGCATCATCTTTCCAGAAAATCAATCGGATTAGTTTGTTCTCCTTTGAATTGTCTGATTGTGGTGGAGTATCTCGCGATGAAACAATGAAGGATCAGGAGAACATACCTCCAGAAAAGAACATACAGCAGATAACACCAGGAAAAGGTACAGAATCTAGAGATGCCCTTCGAGAATGCCAAATTACCGTTCCTGAGACTCCATCACCAGAACAACCTAATGATGCTGGGTATGGAGTAAAGAAGGAACTTGGGAATGGGATGGATATTGGAGTTCGAAAAAGGGtttcaagaataaaaaactCTAGCCGGATAGGTGGTCAAGATGGTTGTGGAACTTTATTTGGTAATGGTGATGGAAGTTCAAGATGTAGCTCAGCTTACACAGAAATTTGCTCATCCGCAGCGCAACATTTTGCTCGGATTCGTGAAGTTCTCATCGAGCGAAGTGTGATGTCTACACTGAATTCTGGATTTTTAACACCTTG TCGAGAAAGACTTGTGGTGGCACTCTCTTTGGAATTATTTGCCGTGAATGACGAGAAGTTCACAGACATGTTCGTAGCTCCAGGTGCTATTGAGGTACTTCAGAATGAAAGACAGTCTCTCCAAAAGCGTCAAAAGACGCTACAAACATGCCTGAACGAGTTCAAAACTGTAGCTCAATCTCTTTGTTGA